Proteins co-encoded in one Lasioglossum baleicum chromosome 3, iyLasBale1, whole genome shotgun sequence genomic window:
- the LOC143207243 gene encoding uncharacterized protein LOC143207243, which yields MIQSKILQQQLVYNINHCGNINFIEYHATPTNTIIQLCKQFLEESLCTVIKNDIGITNLILYKVTEVNNKGFDEFNHWNADNMQINEPNAILKILTSPGVTNIQAWPFNFLKTGLLNNKELTVTNCLAVADCEWLNKMLISRKNGDILNLLNSIESRRVCILIQTPIFNCREK from the exons atgatacaaTCTAAA ATTCTGCAACAACAATTAGTGTATAATATAAACCATTgtggaaatataaattttattgagtACCATGCTACTCCTACAAATACAATTATTCAATTATGTAAACAATTCTTAGAGGAATCACTATGCACAGTCATAAagaa tGACATAGGCATTACTAATTTGATATTATACAAAGTAACCGAAGTCAATAACAAGGGATTTGACGAATTTAATCATTGGAATGCCGATAATATGCAAATAAATGAGCCAAatgcaattttgaaaattttaactTCCCCTGGAGTAACAAATATACAAGCATGGCCTTTTAACTTCCTTAAAACCGGTTTACTTAACAAT AAAGAATTAACAGTGACAAATTGTTTGGCAGTAGCAGATTGTGAATGgttaaataaaatgttaatatCTAGGAAAAATGGCGATATACTGAATTTACTTAATAGCATTGAAAGCCGGCGTGTTTGTATACTCATACAAACACCAATTTTCAACTGTCGTGAaaagtaa
- the LOC143207359 gene encoding uncharacterized protein LOC143207359 produces MNINEKLPVIKHLFLNNNHLQNIDGINHCSSLESLILDHNQLNTLSLEDFIENNNNLKFLSFENNKINTLKFTKQFEKLEKLYAANNCLTNDDEMQHFCLLENLVELTFEGNHIFTEMNKDRMIAQSFELMNSEIFIQAVPKFLQQPEMGASSDHLKQHFPLQKCYPRLCLGVINECRAAGRDTKF; encoded by the exons ATGAACATTAACGAAAAGTTGCCAGTCATTAAACACCTATTTCTAAACAACAATCACCTCCAAAATATTGATG GTATAAATCATTGTTCAAGTTTAGAGTCTTTAATTTTGGATCATAACCAACTTAATACGTTAAGCCTCGAAGATTTCATCGAGAACAATAATAATCTAAAATTTCTGTCTTTCGAgaacaataaaataaatacattgaaatTCACAAAACAATTCGAGAAATTGGAAAAACTCTATGCTGCGAATAACTGTTTAACG aatGATGATGAAATGCAACATTTCTGCTTATTGGAAAATTTAGTGGAATTAACATTTGAAGGAAATCATATATTCACAGAAATGAACAAGGATAGAATGATTGCTCAGAGCTTTGAATTGATGAATTCCGAAATT tttatacaggctgtcccaaaattccttcaacagccggaaatgggagcttcctcagatcatttgaagcaacattttcctttgcaaaaatgttatccgcggctctgtttaggagttattaacgaatgtcgcgccgctgggcgcgacacgaaGTTTTAG